ACCACGCAGCCGAGGACGGCGGCGAACATGATGCTCATCTCGCCGAGGGTGTCGTAGGCGCGCTGGTCGAAGTTGACGGAGGCGATGGTGTTGGCGGTGTGCCGGGTGAGGGAAGCGTGCACGGCGCGGGTGCCGTAGGGGTGGCTCCGCCCGCCGAAGCCCGGCAGATCGAGGCAGGCGGCGACGAGCAGGGCGGCCAGGCCGGCGCCGCCGACGGCCAGCAGGGCGAGCCGCAGCCGGTTCACTCGGCACCGTCCTGCGGCCGGCGGCGCCGTCTGACCTTGCGCACGCTCAGCATGATGAGCAGGGGGGTGAGCGCGGAGCCGACGGCCAGCTGGGACAGGCCCACGTCCGGCGCCTGGAGCACGGTGAACAGCACGGCCAGCACGGTGCCGAGCACGGACAGCACCAGCGCCTGCCGGGCGGGGTCGCGCTGGACGACGGCCGCGGTGGCCGAGGCGGCCATCAGCAGCAGCGCGACGACGATCACGGCATCACTCACGCCCCGCTCCCCCTCCTCCGACGGGCCGTCAGGCCCCGTACGGGCCGCCGCTCGCCACCGCGCACCTCGGGATGCCGCCGGCGCTCCGCCCCCGCCGATCCGCCGGCACACCGGACACCGCGCACGTCAGCCACCGCGCACCCCCCGGAAGCCGCCCGACAGGGCGCGGGAGGCGATGACGTTCCCGCTGATCAGGAGGGCGCCGATGACCAGCAGCTTCACCATGGCGCGGCCGGGCCCGACGGGCACGCAGACGGCGGCCACGACCACCGCGCTCAGGGCTGCGGCGGTCCAGGTCAGTCCCCAGGCGCTCGGCCGCTCGCGTTCCAGTTCGTCGGAGAGCAGCCGGGCGAAGACGAGCGTGCCGATCGGCCCGAGCAGGGCCAGCAGGAGGGCCAGGTCCACGTACGCCGGGCGGCCGTAGCCCTGGGAGAGCAGCAGCAGGGCCGGGCACAGGGCCGAGGTGGTCATGTTCTGGGCGACGACCCGGCGGCCCGGCGCCCCGGTGGTCACACCCCACAGGGCGGCCGACCCCGCCCCGCCGATCTCGACGGCCGCCGCGAGGACCCAGCCGTTCACCGCCAGGTCACCGCCTGCCGGCCGGCCCGTGCCAGCAGCGCCCCGACGGCCGCGGAACCTCCGCCGACGGCCCACTCCAGGGGGTAGACCGGGGTGATGAGCACCAGCCACAGCAGCGTCAGCGCCGCCCACCAGGCCAGGAGTTCACCGACGGCGAGGAGGAGCGTGCGCGGCGCCGTACGCCGGGTCATCCGCCACCTCCTCGGTCCGCTCTGTACGCATACGCGGCTCAGTGTCCGGTGTGCCGCTCGGGGCATCCAAGCACCGCCGGTCCCATGGAGGGGCGGCGGCACGCGGGTCCGCATCCGGAGTGCCCCGGGAGCGTGAACGGAAACGCCGCGGTGCGCACGGAACCGCCCGGCGGCCGGCATTGCGGGCCGGTTGCCGGGTAACCGGCTTGACGGACACGGAAGTTGACCGTCGGAGGTGTGCCATGACCCGTGCCGTCCCGCGGCTGCCCGACGTGCTGAGCGCCCCCTGGAGGCGGGCGCCGGCCACGAAGGCCCGCCGGCCGGCCGCACGGCACGCGCTCCCGCTGCCCGTGCGACTGGCGGCGATGCTGGCCGCGTTCGCGTTCATGGTGGCGTTCGCCGTCGTGCTGGCCCGGATCACCCTGGAGCCGTCGCCCGCCTCGGTGCATATGACGCACAGCAACGTGCATCCCGGGCACTCCCTGCGCGCCTACCTGGAGCGGGCGCGGACGGTGGACGCGGTGCGGCAGATCGGCGGGAACCTGCTCCTCGGCGTTCCGTTCGGGGTGCTGGTGCCGGTGCTGGCCCCGCGGGCGCGCGGCGTGCTCCAGGTGGTGGCGCTCACGGCGCTGGTGATGCTGATGGTGGAGCTGGTCCAGGGCGCGCTGATCACCGGGCGGGCCTTCGACATCGACGACGTCCTGCTGAACACGTCCGGGGCGCTGCTCGGCTGGCTGCTGCTGGGGCGGCGGCTCGGACGGGCGGTGCACCGGCGCGTGCGCACGCCGGAGCCGGCTGACTGAGCGTCAACGACAACCCGTTGGCGGTGCGGACACGCCCGCACACCGCACCGGCCGGCGCCGCGGCCCGGCAGTGGGCGGCCGGGCCGCGCACCGCTCAGTGCACCGTCCAGGTGAACTTGTCGCCGCCGACCCAGCGCACCACGTCGGGGTCGTCCAGGTCGTGGATGGTGATGCCGTACGAGGCGGCCGCCTCGAGGACGTCCGTGACGTTCCTGGCCTGACCGACCACCTGACCGTCGATCTCCATGATCCGGAAGGGCGGTTCGCCGGGCCTGCCCGGGCACACTCCGAGCACCATGATCCGCGGACGGGAGATGTGGGGAGCTGCTTGTTCGGTCATGCAATAGAGCCTAGAACGCATCGCGTGCCGACGAGTCCTCGGGAAAGCCGGCCGGCGGACCGGCGGCTCCCGGAGCGTCACCGGGCCGCCCGCTCAGGGACGCCGCCAGTCGTCGCTCGTCAGATGGGAACCGGCCTGCGGGCCCATCCGGAGCATGCCGCCGTCGACGCTCCAGGAGGCGCCGGTGACGTACGAGGCGTCCGGGCCGGCCAGGAACGCGATGACCGCGGCGACCTCGCGGGCGTCACCGGGCCGCCCGAGGGGCACACCCGGCCGGCGCTCGGTGTGCACGTCGGTGTCCTCCTGGCCGGTCATCGGCGTGGCGATCTCGCCCGGCGCCACCGCGTTCACCGTGATGCCGTACTCCGCGAGTTCCAGCGCCATGACCTGGGTGAGCAGCCCGAGCCCGCCCTTGGCCGCGCAGTACGGGGCCGCGCCGACCCGGGGCTGGTGCTCGTGGACGGAGGTGACGTTGACGATCCGGCCGCCGTCGCCCTGCCGGATCATGTGCCGGGCCGCGCGCTGCCCGCACAGGAAGGGGCCGACGAGGTCGACGTCCAGGACGCGCCGCACGTCCGGCAGGGTCAGGTCGAGGAAGGGCGTCATGGTGCCCGTGCCGGCGTTGTTGACCAGGACGTCGAGACGGCCCAGTTCGGCGCAGAGTTCGTCCACGGTGTCGGCGGCCTCGGGCAGCCGGGTGAGGTCCAGCCGGGCGACGGCGGCGCGGCGGCCCGTGCCGCGGACCTCCTCGGCAGTCTGTTCGGCGCCCTTCTCGTCGGTGTGCCAGGTGATGCCGACGTCCAGTCCGGCCTCGGCCAGGCGTACGGCGGTGGCGCGGCCGATGCCGGAGTCCGCGCCCGTGACCAACGCCGTGCGCCGTGCGGCCGGTGTGGACATGGCGAGCC
This genomic interval from Streptomyces sp. NBC_00557 contains the following:
- a CDS encoding VanZ family protein yields the protein MTRAVPRLPDVLSAPWRRAPATKARRPAARHALPLPVRLAAMLAAFAFMVAFAVVLARITLEPSPASVHMTHSNVHPGHSLRAYLERARTVDAVRQIGGNLLLGVPFGVLVPVLAPRARGVLQVVALTALVMLMVELVQGALITGRAFDIDDVLLNTSGALLGWLLLGRRLGRAVHRRVRTPEPAD
- a CDS encoding Na(+)/H(+) antiporter subunit B, with amino-acid sequence MSDAVIVVALLLMAASATAAVVQRDPARQALVLSVLGTVLAVLFTVLQAPDVGLSQLAVGSALTPLLIMLSVRKVRRRRRPQDGAE
- a CDS encoding MrpF/PhaF family protein, producing the protein MNGWVLAAAVEIGGAGSAALWGVTTGAPGRRVVAQNMTTSALCPALLLLSQGYGRPAYVDLALLLALLGPIGTLVFARLLSDELERERPSAWGLTWTAAALSAVVVAAVCVPVGPGRAMVKLLVIGALLISGNVIASRALSGGFRGVRGG
- a CDS encoding SDR family oxidoreductase; the protein is MSTPAARRTALVTGADSGIGRATAVRLAEAGLDVGITWHTDEKGAEQTAEEVRGTGRRAAVARLDLTRLPEAADTVDELCAELGRLDVLVNNAGTGTMTPFLDLTLPDVRRVLDVDLVGPFLCGQRAARHMIRQGDGGRIVNVTSVHEHQPRVGAAPYCAAKGGLGLLTQVMALELAEYGITVNAVAPGEIATPMTGQEDTDVHTERRPGVPLGRPGDAREVAAVIAFLAGPDASYVTGASWSVDGGMLRMGPQAGSHLTSDDWRRP